Proteins encoded in a region of the Nonomuraea helvata genome:
- a CDS encoding formimidoylglutamate deiminase yields the protein MSLTYWCEHAWLPDGVAEGVLIEVEGARIASVGQGPPGPAVRLPGLTVPGLANAHSHAFHRALRGSAQEGKGDFWTWRDQMYEVAAALDPDSYLRLATAVYAEMALAGVTCVGEFHYLHHAPDGRPYDDSNAMGHALIRAARDAGLRIALLDTCYLSGGIGAPLSGAQLRFTDGSAEDWASRAEELAAAYEGQPDVEIGAAIHSVRAVPPEQMPVVAEFSHRFAAPLHMHVSEQPAENTACVEMYAATPVQVLHERGALGPRSTAVHATHLTDVDIELIAQSGTYICMCPTTERDLADGIGPARAAADRGAQLTLGSDSHAMIDLFEEARAVELDERLSSGKRGNWSAAELLAAATGAGHASLGFPDAGLLVPGAWADLVSVRLDSVRTAGARGLEAVVFAATAADVHSVVSGGRRIVTDGRHELGDVGSLLAEAMERVR from the coding sequence GTGTCGCTGACCTACTGGTGCGAGCACGCCTGGCTGCCCGACGGTGTCGCGGAGGGCGTGCTCATCGAGGTCGAGGGCGCCAGGATCGCGAGCGTCGGCCAGGGGCCGCCGGGCCCGGCCGTGCGCCTGCCAGGGCTCACCGTCCCCGGGCTGGCCAACGCCCACTCCCACGCCTTCCACCGCGCTCTTCGCGGCAGCGCCCAGGAGGGCAAGGGCGACTTCTGGACATGGCGCGACCAGATGTACGAAGTGGCGGCGGCGCTCGACCCCGACTCCTACCTCCGGCTGGCCACGGCCGTCTACGCCGAGATGGCGCTGGCTGGGGTGACCTGTGTGGGCGAGTTCCACTACCTGCACCACGCGCCGGACGGCCGCCCGTACGACGACTCCAACGCGATGGGCCACGCCCTCATCCGCGCGGCCCGCGACGCGGGCCTGCGCATCGCGCTGCTCGACACGTGCTACCTGTCCGGCGGCATCGGCGCCCCGCTCTCCGGCGCGCAGCTGCGCTTCACCGACGGGTCCGCGGAGGACTGGGCCTCCAGGGCCGAGGAGCTGGCGGCGGCGTACGAGGGGCAGCCCGACGTGGAGATCGGCGCGGCCATCCACTCGGTACGCGCGGTGCCGCCCGAGCAGATGCCGGTCGTGGCCGAGTTCTCCCACCGCTTCGCGGCGCCGCTCCACATGCACGTGTCCGAGCAGCCGGCGGAGAACACCGCGTGCGTGGAGATGTACGCGGCCACGCCGGTCCAGGTGCTGCACGAGCGGGGCGCGCTCGGCCCGCGCTCGACCGCGGTGCACGCCACCCACCTGACCGACGTGGACATCGAGCTGATCGCCCAGTCCGGCACGTACATCTGCATGTGCCCCACCACCGAACGCGACCTCGCCGACGGCATCGGCCCGGCCAGGGCGGCGGCCGACCGGGGCGCGCAGCTCACGCTCGGCTCCGACAGCCACGCCATGATCGACCTGTTCGAGGAGGCCAGGGCCGTGGAGCTGGACGAGCGGCTGAGCAGTGGCAAGCGCGGCAACTGGAGCGCCGCCGAGCTGCTCGCCGCCGCCACGGGCGCGGGCCACGCCTCGCTCGGCTTTCCCGACGCGGGCCTGCTCGTGCCCGGCGCCTGGGCCGACCTGGTGTCGGTACGGCTCGACTCCGTGCGTACGGCGGGCGCCCGCGGGCTGGAGGCCGTGGTGTTCGCGGCCACGGCGGCGGACGTGCACTCG
- a CDS encoding allantoate amidohydrolase: protein MLLEPLAHIGRDPATGGYVRDAWSDADMELREWFAGEARRRGLDLREDRNGNLWAWWGSPSRDRPGVVTGSHLDSVRQGGAYDGPLGVVSAFAALDLLRQRGTRPAVPVGVACFTDEEGARFGVPCMGSRLLTGVLGPDRALALTDDSGDTLADVLTKAGRAAHEIGRDDETLAMVGTFVELHVEQGRGLVDEGRPVGVAQSIWPHGRWRFDFRGRADHAGTTRLADRDDPMLPFARMVLTARTASAERGVVATVGKVRVSPGNANAIPGLVSAWLDARGAEESAVRDLVAELEREATSGAGGGPGTGTGAGARVEVREESWTPVVDFDAALGERLARVAGGDTPAPILPTGAGHDAGILAAAGVPSAMLFVRNPTGVSHSPHEHAEQADCEAGVIALADVLEDLCR from the coding sequence ATGCTTCTTGAACCACTCGCGCACATAGGACGGGATCCGGCGACCGGGGGCTACGTCAGGGACGCCTGGTCGGACGCTGACATGGAGCTGCGCGAGTGGTTCGCGGGCGAGGCCCGGCGCAGGGGGCTCGACCTGCGCGAGGACCGCAACGGCAACCTCTGGGCGTGGTGGGGCTCCCCTTCGCGGGATCGCCCGGGGGTGGTCACGGGGAGCCATCTCGACTCCGTACGGCAGGGCGGCGCGTACGACGGGCCGCTAGGTGTCGTGTCGGCCTTCGCGGCGCTGGACCTCCTCCGGCAACGGGGGACGCGGCCTGCCGTGCCGGTCGGCGTGGCGTGCTTCACCGACGAGGAGGGCGCCAGGTTCGGGGTGCCGTGCATGGGGTCGCGGCTGCTCACGGGCGTGCTGGGGCCCGACAGGGCGCTCGCGCTCACGGACGACTCCGGCGACACGCTGGCCGACGTCCTGACGAAGGCGGGGCGGGCGGCGCACGAGATCGGGCGGGACGACGAGACGCTCGCCATGGTCGGCACGTTCGTGGAGCTCCACGTCGAGCAGGGCCGCGGCCTCGTCGACGAGGGGCGGCCCGTCGGGGTGGCTCAGTCGATCTGGCCGCACGGGCGGTGGCGCTTCGACTTCCGGGGCCGGGCCGACCATGCGGGCACCACGCGGCTGGCCGACCGGGACGACCCGATGCTGCCGTTCGCCCGCATGGTGCTGACGGCCCGCACGGCCTCGGCGGAGCGCGGGGTGGTGGCCACGGTGGGCAAGGTACGCGTCTCGCCCGGCAACGCCAACGCGATCCCCGGCCTCGTCTCGGCCTGGCTCGACGCCCGCGGGGCGGAGGAGAGCGCCGTCCGCGACCTCGTCGCCGAGCTGGAGCGCGAGGCGACCTCCGGAGCGGGCGGCGGCCCCGGCACAGGCACCGGCGCAGGCGCGCGGGTCGAGGTCCGGGAGGAGTCGTGGACGCCGGTGGTCGACTTCGACGCGGCGCTCGGAGAGCGGCTGGCCCGGGTGGCCGGGGGCGACACGCCCGCGCCGATCCTCCCCACGGGCGCGGGCCACGACGCGGGAATCCTGGCCGCGGCGGGCGTTCCGAGCGCGATGCTGTTCGTCAGGAACCCCACCGGCGTGTCCCACTCTCCCCACGAGCACGCCGAGCAGGCAGACTGCGAGGCGGGGGTCATCGCACTCGCGGACGTGCTGGAGGATCTGTGTCGCTGA
- a CDS encoding SDR family oxidoreductase, translating to MSERPTALVTGASRGIGAAVAKALGPTHHVILNGRDEESLAAVAAGLPDARPWPVELTEVAEPDVAGIDRLDVLVHSAGINRMGRIADLAADAWRQTLEVNVVAVAELTRLLLPALRRAGGHVVCVNSGSGQRANPEWAAYAASKFALKAFADALRLEEPELRVTTVYPGRTATDMQRELRRYEGGEFEPEKYLQPETVARAVFAAVTAGPDAHLTELTLRPRGGPVN from the coding sequence ATGAGTGAACGACCGACGGCGCTGGTCACAGGCGCTTCACGGGGGATCGGCGCGGCCGTGGCCAAGGCCCTCGGCCCCACGCATCACGTGATTCTCAACGGCCGGGACGAGGAGTCGCTGGCCGCCGTGGCGGCCGGGCTCCCCGACGCGCGGCCCTGGCCGGTGGAGCTGACGGAGGTCGCGGAGCCGGACGTCGCGGGGATCGACCGGCTCGACGTGCTGGTGCACAGCGCCGGGATCAACCGCATGGGCAGGATCGCCGACCTGGCCGCCGACGCGTGGCGCCAGACGCTGGAGGTGAACGTCGTCGCGGTGGCCGAGCTGACCAGGCTGCTCCTGCCCGCGCTCAGGCGGGCCGGTGGGCACGTCGTCTGCGTCAACTCGGGCTCCGGGCAGCGGGCCAACCCCGAGTGGGCCGCGTACGCGGCCAGCAAGTTCGCGCTGAAGGCGTTCGCCGACGCGCTGCGGCTGGAGGAGCCCGAGCTCAGGGTCACCACCGTCTACCCGGGCCGTACGGCCACCGACATGCAGCGCGAGCTGCGCCGCTACGAGGGCGGCGAGTTCGAGCCCGAGAAGTACCTCCAGCCCGAGACCGTGGCGCGGGCCGTGTTCGCCGCCGTCACCGCAGGTCCCGACGCCCACCTCACCGAGCTGACCCTGCGGCCCAGGGGCGGCCCCGTGAACTGA
- a CDS encoding PadR family transcriptional regulator, with protein MSSTRILILGALLDGPMNGYGVRRRLEVMGAHQWANVAFGSIYHGLSKMADEGLLEIVEAGKGGKVVYELTEHGRKEFHRLLMTAWHEVEPIVDPFQVALTFMDRLEKQEILDALYGRMQQLRMRVETIGHIFGVKQRYGAPKHVDENLRLSRAMLQAQLDWVEKAIKQVEADELP; from the coding sequence ATGTCTTCGACGCGCATCCTCATCCTCGGCGCCCTGCTCGACGGCCCGATGAACGGTTACGGGGTCCGGCGGCGACTGGAGGTGATGGGCGCCCACCAGTGGGCGAACGTCGCCTTCGGGTCGATCTACCACGGGCTCAGCAAGATGGCCGACGAGGGCCTCCTGGAGATCGTCGAGGCGGGCAAGGGCGGCAAGGTCGTCTATGAGCTGACCGAGCATGGCCGCAAGGAGTTCCACCGGCTGCTGATGACCGCCTGGCACGAGGTCGAACCGATCGTGGACCCGTTCCAGGTGGCGCTGACGTTCATGGACCGGCTGGAAAAGCAGGAGATCCTGGACGCTCTGTATGGCAGGATGCAGCAGCTCAGGATGCGCGTCGAAACCATCGGTCACATCTTCGGCGTCAAGCAGCGCTATGGCGCCCCCAAGCACGTGGACGAGAACCTCCGCCTGAGCAGAGCCATGCTCCAGGCCCAGCTCGACTGGGTGGAGAAGGCCATCAAGCAGGTGGAGGCCGACGAACTGCCCTAA
- a CDS encoding ATP-binding cassette domain-containing protein has translation MIIEAHGLRKTFTTRSRKGTQTVEAVRGVDLEVEKGEIFGVLGPNGAGKTTTIRMLATLITPDAGTATVAGHDLLKEPAAVRTKLGYVSQAGGVEDTTSARAQIMMAAKIHAMADPKRAAAEVLERFDLTEMADRPGRTLSGGQKRRVAIALGLVHNPPLLFLDEPTTGLDPQNRANLWDRIRQLRESGTSVLLSTHYLDEADALCDRLVIVDHGQIVAEGTPGDLKREVSGDVITLRVDDPERAADTLKPYARETRVDEDLLRVYVDDGEHTLPALLRALEEQGLGLSSIALDRSTLDDVFLAKTGRTLRDAGAAA, from the coding sequence ATGATCATTGAGGCACACGGCTTAAGAAAGACGTTCACCACCAGGAGCAGGAAGGGCACGCAGACCGTCGAGGCGGTCCGCGGCGTGGACCTCGAGGTGGAGAAGGGCGAGATCTTCGGTGTGCTCGGGCCCAACGGCGCGGGCAAGACCACCACGATCAGGATGCTCGCCACGCTGATCACCCCCGACGCGGGCACGGCCACCGTCGCGGGCCACGACCTGCTCAAGGAGCCCGCCGCGGTGCGGACCAAGCTCGGGTACGTGAGCCAGGCCGGCGGCGTGGAGGACACCACGAGCGCCAGGGCTCAGATCATGATGGCCGCCAAGATCCACGCCATGGCGGATCCGAAGCGGGCCGCCGCCGAGGTGCTGGAGCGCTTCGACCTGACCGAGATGGCCGACCGCCCCGGGCGTACCCTGTCGGGCGGGCAGAAGCGGCGCGTGGCCATCGCGCTCGGCCTGGTGCACAACCCGCCGCTGCTCTTCCTCGACGAGCCCACCACCGGCCTCGACCCGCAGAACCGCGCCAACCTCTGGGACCGCATCAGGCAGCTGCGCGAGTCCGGCACGAGCGTGCTGCTCAGCACCCACTACCTCGACGAGGCCGACGCGCTGTGCGACCGGCTGGTGATCGTCGACCACGGCCAGATCGTGGCCGAGGGCACCCCCGGCGACCTCAAGCGCGAGGTCTCCGGCGACGTGATCACGCTCAGGGTGGACGACCCTGAGCGGGCCGCCGACACGCTCAAGCCGTACGCCCGCGAGACCCGCGTCGACGAGGACCTCCTGCGCGTCTACGTCGACGACGGCGAGCACACGCTGCCCGCGCTGCTGCGGGCGCTGGAGGAGCAGGGCCTGGGCCTGAGCTCGATCGCGCTCGACCGGTCCACGCTCGACGACGTCTTCCTGGCCAAGACCGGCCGCACCCTCCGCGACGCTGGAGCCGCCGCATGA
- a CDS encoding ABC transporter permease — MIRHIALFTGYELKKSFSNPIWPLFGIMQPVLYLLMFAPLLKSLTPGGTTTDALRMFTPASMMMIAVFGSLFSGFGLIAELRNGSLERYAVSPAWRPAIVLGRVAKDMVVLVCQAILVLIVAIAMGVRIGAVELLLVLLLMAATGLFASGLSQGLALTVRDENGMSQTLNLFMLPIMLLAGLFIPISFAPDWMQVVAPINPLYHAVEAGRALFAGRLSDSSIPIAFAVFIVLAVLTTIWSMRSLRRIAG; from the coding sequence ATGATCCGCCACATCGCCCTGTTCACCGGCTACGAGCTGAAGAAGTCGTTCAGCAACCCGATCTGGCCGCTGTTCGGCATCATGCAGCCAGTGCTGTACCTGCTGATGTTCGCGCCGCTGCTGAAGTCGCTGACGCCGGGCGGCACGACGACGGACGCGCTGCGGATGTTCACCCCGGCGTCGATGATGATGATCGCGGTCTTCGGCTCGCTCTTCTCCGGGTTCGGGCTGATCGCCGAGCTGCGTAACGGCTCGCTCGAACGGTACGCCGTCAGCCCCGCGTGGCGGCCGGCCATCGTGCTCGGCCGGGTGGCCAAGGACATGGTCGTGCTGGTGTGCCAGGCGATCCTCGTGCTGATCGTGGCGATCGCGATGGGCGTGCGCATCGGGGCCGTCGAGCTGCTGCTGGTGCTGCTGCTCATGGCCGCGACCGGGCTGTTCGCCTCGGGGCTGTCGCAGGGGCTCGCGCTGACCGTACGCGACGAGAACGGCATGTCGCAGACGCTCAACCTGTTCATGCTGCCGATCATGCTGCTGGCCGGGCTGTTCATCCCGATCTCGTTCGCGCCGGACTGGATGCAGGTCGTCGCCCCGATCAACCCGCTCTACCACGCGGTCGAGGCGGGGCGGGCGCTGTTCGCCGGGCGGCTGTCGGACTCGTCGATCCCGATCGCTTTCGCGGTGTTCATCGTGCTGGCGGTGCTCACCACGATCTGGTCGATGCGATCGCTACGCAGGATCGCCGGGTAG
- a CDS encoding MurR/RpiR family transcriptional regulator → MADGYHGGLGVLLDGRRLSPVQRRIAHYLSEHLDEAIFLSSVELAERAGVSQPSVTRFAMVLGFAGYPELRQALRPLVLGGGGVEGPQESLLRGAIDCEIRNLALVRERLSTFPLKELGEQLAATEPLPVLGLRVSCGLATTFAYYARRIHPDVRLLTHGGSELVDGLHAARRAGAEWVVAVVLPRYPTEAVQALEYAEKLGLRVAAITDKSDFPAEVVLDAPVGDRLVFDSHAAPLALAMALVEAMADAAPLRTQARLEEYERMTDETGAFLPGDPA, encoded by the coding sequence GTGGCGGACGGATATCACGGTGGGCTGGGTGTGCTGCTGGATGGCCGGAGGCTGTCGCCCGTGCAGCGGAGGATCGCGCACTACCTCAGCGAGCATCTCGACGAGGCGATCTTCCTGTCCAGCGTGGAGCTGGCCGAACGGGCAGGGGTGAGCCAGCCGTCCGTGACCCGGTTCGCCATGGTGCTGGGGTTCGCCGGATACCCCGAGCTGCGCCAGGCGCTGCGCCCCCTGGTGCTGGGCGGCGGCGGGGTGGAGGGCCCGCAGGAGAGCCTGCTGCGCGGGGCCATCGACTGTGAGATCCGCAATCTCGCGCTCGTCAGGGAGCGCCTGTCGACGTTCCCGCTGAAAGAGCTGGGCGAGCAGCTGGCCGCCACCGAGCCGCTGCCCGTGCTGGGGCTGCGGGTCTCGTGCGGGCTGGCCACCACCTTCGCCTACTACGCCCGCCGCATCCACCCCGACGTGCGGCTGCTCACGCACGGCGGGTCGGAGCTGGTGGACGGGCTGCACGCCGCCCGCAGGGCGGGCGCGGAGTGGGTGGTGGCCGTGGTGCTGCCGCGCTATCCCACGGAGGCGGTGCAGGCCCTGGAGTACGCGGAGAAGCTGGGCCTGCGCGTGGCGGCCATAACCGATAAATCCGATTTCCCGGCCGAGGTCGTGCTGGACGCGCCCGTCGGCGACCGGCTCGTGTTCGATTCGCACGCGGCGCCGCTGGCCCTGGCCATGGCCCTGGTCGAGGCCATGGCCGACGCGGCGCCGCTGCGCACCCAGGCCCGGCTGGAGGAGTACGAGCGGATGACCGACGAGACCGGTGCGTTCCTACCCGGCGATCCTGCGTAG
- the hutU gene encoding urocanate hydratase: MSRSVRAPRGTTITAKGWPQEAALRMLQNNLDPEVAEHPEQLVVYGGSGKAARDWASFDALVRTLTTLEGDETLLVQSGRPVGVFRTHEWAPRVLIANSNLVPDWANWEEFRRLEAAGLTMYGQMTAGSWIYIGTQGILQGTYETFAAVAEKRFGGSLAGTITLTAGLGGMGGAQPLAITMNGGVAICIDCDPRSVARRIEHRYLDVEAASLDEALRLAYAARDAREPLSIGVVANAAEAVPALLARGAEIDIVTDQTSAHDPLMYLPLGVAFEDMASERDKDPAGFTERARASMARHVEAMVGFKDAGAEVFDYGNSIRGEARLAGYGRAFDFPGFVPAYIRPLFCEGKGPFRWAALSGDPADIAATDRAILELFPENEGLSRWIRKAGEKVHFQGLPARICWLGYGERNVAGERFNDMVASGELRAPIVIGRDHLDSGSVASPYRETEAMADGSDAIADWPLLNAMLNTASGAAWVSIHHGGGVGIGRSIHAGQVTVADGTALAGEKLNRVLTNDPGTGVMRHVDAGYEEAAEVAATRGVRIPMRES; the protein is encoded by the coding sequence ATGAGCCGCAGCGTGCGCGCGCCGCGAGGCACGACGATCACCGCCAAGGGATGGCCGCAGGAGGCGGCGCTCCGCATGCTCCAGAACAACCTGGACCCGGAGGTCGCCGAACACCCCGAGCAACTCGTCGTCTACGGCGGCTCGGGCAAGGCGGCGCGTGACTGGGCGTCGTTCGACGCGCTGGTCAGGACGCTGACGACGCTCGAGGGCGACGAGACCCTGCTGGTGCAGTCGGGGCGCCCGGTGGGTGTGTTCCGCACCCACGAGTGGGCGCCCCGGGTGCTCATCGCCAACTCCAACCTGGTGCCCGACTGGGCGAACTGGGAGGAGTTCCGGCGGCTGGAGGCGGCCGGGCTGACCATGTACGGGCAGATGACGGCCGGTTCGTGGATCTACATCGGCACGCAGGGCATCCTGCAGGGCACGTACGAGACGTTTGCGGCGGTGGCCGAGAAGCGCTTCGGGGGTTCGCTGGCTGGGACGATCACGCTGACGGCCGGGCTCGGAGGGATGGGCGGAGCCCAGCCCTTGGCCATCACCATGAACGGCGGGGTGGCCATCTGCATCGACTGCGACCCGCGCTCGGTCGCCCGGCGGATCGAGCACCGCTACCTCGACGTGGAGGCCGCGTCGCTGGACGAGGCGCTGCGGCTGGCGTACGCGGCGCGCGACGCCCGTGAGCCGCTGTCCATCGGGGTCGTGGCGAACGCGGCCGAGGCCGTGCCCGCCCTGCTGGCACGCGGGGCCGAGATCGACATCGTCACCGACCAGACCTCGGCGCACGATCCGCTGATGTACCTGCCGCTGGGGGTCGCCTTCGAGGACATGGCCTCGGAGCGGGACAAGGATCCCGCCGGGTTCACGGAGCGGGCGCGGGCCTCGATGGCGCGGCACGTGGAGGCGATGGTGGGGTTCAAGGACGCGGGGGCGGAGGTCTTCGACTACGGCAACTCCATCCGGGGCGAGGCGCGGCTGGCCGGATACGGGCGGGCCTTCGACTTCCCGGGGTTCGTGCCCGCGTACATCAGGCCGCTGTTCTGCGAGGGCAAGGGGCCGTTCCGGTGGGCGGCGCTGAGTGGCGATCCCGCCGACATCGCCGCCACCGACCGGGCCATCCTGGAGCTCTTCCCCGAGAACGAGGGCCTGTCGCGGTGGATCAGGAAGGCCGGGGAGAAGGTGCACTTCCAGGGGCTGCCGGCGCGGATCTGCTGGCTCGGGTACGGCGAGCGCAACGTCGCCGGGGAGCGCTTCAACGACATGGTGGCCTCCGGTGAGCTGCGGGCGCCCATCGTGATCGGGCGCGACCACCTCGACAGCGGGTCCGTGGCCTCGCCGTACCGCGAGACCGAGGCCATGGCCGACGGCTCCGACGCGATCGCCGACTGGCCGCTGCTCAACGCCATGCTGAACACCGCCTCGGGGGCGGCCTGGGTCTCCATTCACCACGGTGGCGGGGTGGGCATCGGGCGCTCCATCCACGCCGGCCAGGTGACGGTGGCCGACGGGACCGCCCTGGCGGGGGAGAAGCTGAACCGGGTGCTGACCAACGACCCTGGGACGGGGGTCATGCGGCACGTGGACGCGGGGTACGAGGAGGCCGCCGAGGTGGCCGCCACGCGCGGCGTCCGCATCCCGATGCGCGAGTCCTGA
- a CDS encoding ABC transporter ATP-binding protein has protein sequence MVKELLAYIRPHRKILVLGGLLGLIGSAAGLAMPLLAKYVVEAFGEAGSVAGPLLGLTAAVLVGAAVSAGGNYLMERTGEGIVLGARRRLVDRMLRLRVADVDRLKPGDLLSRVTGDTTLLRSVLTNGIVESVSAAFMLVGAIVMMATMDAVLLLVTLLVVVVVGGLVALIMPKIRRAQIQAQEAVGEMGSVLDRALQAYRTVKASGAEEREIAVVGDAATRARDRGLQVAGWTSLAGVATWMSVQIAFLAVLAIGGARVSSGALEVSSLIAFLLYLFYLVPPIGQLVQGGVQLQQGLAAMKRIKEIEDLPAEPAGAAVAGTAEPVGVTFENVVFRYGDDRPIVHDGVSFEVTPGGLTALVGPSGAGKSTVFALLERFYDHQDGTIEIGGRDIRDWPLGELRAALGYVEQDAPVLAGTLRENLLFAAQDATEEELRRAVARTRLDDLVARLPEGLETPVGHRGVLLSGGERQRVAIARALLRKPRLLLLDEATSQLDAVNELRLREVIAEVAQETTVLVIAHRLSTVTNADRIVVMEGGGVRAVGTHDSLVGEDELYRELAATQFLVS, from the coding sequence GTGGTCAAGGAGTTGCTCGCCTACATCCGCCCGCACCGGAAGATCCTGGTCCTGGGTGGGCTGCTGGGACTGATCGGCTCGGCCGCGGGCCTCGCCATGCCGTTGCTGGCCAAGTACGTGGTGGAGGCGTTCGGCGAGGCAGGATCGGTGGCCGGCCCGCTGTTAGGACTGACCGCGGCGGTGCTGGTCGGCGCGGCCGTGTCGGCCGGGGGGAACTATCTGATGGAGCGCACGGGCGAGGGCATCGTGCTCGGCGCCAGGCGCAGGCTGGTCGACCGGATGCTGCGGCTCAGGGTCGCGGACGTGGACCGGCTCAAGCCGGGCGACCTGCTGTCGCGGGTGACCGGTGACACGACGCTGCTCCGCTCCGTGCTGACCAACGGGATCGTCGAGTCCGTCAGCGCCGCGTTCATGCTGGTCGGGGCCATCGTCATGATGGCGACCATGGACGCCGTGCTGCTGCTGGTCACGCTGCTCGTGGTGGTGGTGGTCGGCGGGCTGGTCGCGCTGATCATGCCGAAGATCCGTCGGGCGCAGATCCAGGCCCAGGAGGCCGTGGGCGAGATGGGCTCCGTGCTGGACCGGGCGCTGCAGGCGTACAGGACCGTGAAGGCCAGCGGCGCGGAAGAGCGGGAGATCGCGGTGGTGGGCGACGCCGCGACGCGAGCCCGCGACAGGGGGCTGCAGGTGGCCGGGTGGACGTCGCTCGCGGGAGTGGCGACGTGGATGTCGGTGCAGATCGCGTTCCTGGCCGTGCTGGCCATCGGCGGGGCCAGGGTCTCCTCGGGGGCGCTCGAGGTGTCGTCGCTGATCGCGTTCCTGCTGTACCTCTTCTACCTCGTGCCGCCGATCGGGCAGCTCGTCCAGGGCGGGGTGCAGCTCCAGCAGGGGCTGGCGGCGATGAAGCGGATCAAGGAGATCGAGGACCTGCCCGCCGAGCCGGCCGGCGCCGCCGTCGCGGGCACCGCGGAACCGGTCGGGGTGACGTTCGAGAACGTCGTCTTCAGGTACGGCGACGACCGGCCGATCGTGCACGACGGAGTCAGCTTCGAGGTGACGCCAGGCGGCCTGACCGCGCTGGTGGGGCCGTCGGGGGCGGGCAAGTCGACGGTGTTCGCGCTGCTCGAACGCTTCTACGACCACCAGGACGGGACGATCGAGATCGGCGGGCGCGACATCCGCGACTGGCCGCTGGGCGAGCTGCGGGCCGCGTTGGGGTACGTCGAGCAGGACGCTCCCGTGCTGGCCGGCACGCTCCGGGAGAACCTGCTCTTCGCCGCCCAGGACGCCACCGAGGAGGAGCTGCGCCGGGCCGTCGCCCGTACCAGGCTCGACGACCTGGTGGCCAGGCTTCCCGAGGGGCTGGAGACGCCGGTCGGGCACCGCGGCGTGCTGCTGTCGGGCGGCGAGCGCCAGCGGGTGGCCATCGCCAGGGCGCTGCTGCGCAAACCCAGGCTGCTGCTGCTCGACGAGGCCACCTCGCAGCTCGACGCGGTCAACGAGCTGCGGCTGCGCGAGGTCATCGCCGAGGTGGCCCAGGAGACCACCGTGCTGGTGATCGCCCACCGGCTGTCCACCGTGACGAACGCGGACCGGATCGTGGTCATGGAAGGCGGTGGCGTACGGGCGGTCGGGACGCACGACTCGCTGGTCGGCGAGGACGAGCTCTATCGGGAGCTGGCCGCCACCCAGTTCTTGGTCAGCTAG